A window of the Lepus europaeus isolate LE1 chromosome 5, mLepTim1.pri, whole genome shotgun sequence genome harbors these coding sequences:
- the LOC133759232 gene encoding olfactory receptor 6K3, translating into MGRSNQTSTVREFLFSGFLKFEEGSILLFIPLLIIYIFIVIGNLIVFFAVKMDTHLHNPMYNFISIFSFLEIWYTTATIPKMLSNLISEQRTISITGCLLQMYFFHSLGNSEGILLTTMAIDRYVAICNPLRYPTIMTPRLCAQLSAGSCIFGFLVLLPEIAWISTLPFCGPNQIHQIFCDFEPVLRLACTDTSLILIEDVIHAVAIIFSILIIILSYIRIITVILRIPSAEGRQKAFSTCAAHLGVFLMFYGSVSLMYLRFSTTFPQILDRAIALMFAVLAPLFNPVIYSLRNKDMKIAIKKLLCPQKLFTALAS; encoded by the coding sequence ATGGGAAGAAGTAACCAGACATCCACAGTGAGAGAGTTTCTCTTCTCTGGATTCCTCAAGTTTGAAGAAGGTAGCATTCTCCTCTTCATTCCTTTGTTAATCATCTACATATTCATTGTTATTGGGAATCTCATTGTATTTTTTGCAGTCAAGATGGATACTCACCTCCACAACCCCATGTATAATTTCatcagcattttttcatttttggagaTATGGTATACCACTGCTACTATCCCCAAAATGCTCTCCAACCTCATCAGTGAGCAGAGGACCATCTCCATAACTGGGTGCCTCTTGCAGATGTACTTCTTCCACTCACTGGGAAATTCAGAAGGGATTttgttgaccacaatggctattGATAGGTATGTTGCCATCTGTAACCCTCTCCGCTATCCAACCATCATGACACCCCGACTGTGTGCTCAGCTTTCCGCAGGCTCCTGTATCTTTGGCTTTCTTGTATTGCTGCCAGAGATCGCCTGGATATCCACACTGCCCTTCTGTGGTCCCAACCAAATTCATCAGATTTTCTGTGACTTTGAACCTGTGCTGCGCTTGGCCTGCACAGACACATCCCTGATTCTGATCGAGGATGTGATCCATGCTGTGGCTATCATCTTCTCTATCCTGATTATCATCCTCTCTTATATCAGAATTATCACAGTGATCCTGAGAATTCCCTCCGCCGAAGGCCGCCAGAAGGCCTTTTCGACCTGTGCAGCTCATCTGGGTGTCTTTCTGATGTTCTATGGCAGTGTATCCCTCATGTATCTGCGTTTCTCTACCACCTTTCCACAAATTCTGGACAGAGCCATTGCATTGATGTTTGCAGTTCTTGCTCCCCTTTTCAACCCTGTCATCTACAGCTTGAGAAATAAGGACATGAAGAT
- the LOC133759233 gene encoding olfactory receptor 6K3-like → MNQENQTMVTLFHFSDFPQLENGSLLFFIPLLFIYIFIIVGNFIIFFAVRLDKRLHNPMYNFISIFSFLEIWYTTATIPKMLSNLVSKRKTISFTGCLLQMYFFHSLGVSEGLVLTLMAIDRYVAICNPLRYAIIMTPQLCIQLSTASCIFGFVMLLPEIVWISTLPFCGPNQIHQLFCDFEPVLRLACADTSMILVEDVIHAISILTSVSIITLSYLKIITVILKIPSGESRQKAFSTCAAHITIFLMFFGSVAFMYLRFSITVPPLLDKAFALMFAVLAPFFNPIIYSLRNKDMKEAIKKILCSQKMSNVFGC, encoded by the coding sequence ATGAATCAGGAGAATCAGACAATGGTGACtttgtttcatttctctgattTCCCCCAGCTTGAGAATGGCAGCCTCTTATTCTTCATCCCTTTGCTCTTTATCTACATATTCATTATTGTTGGAAATTTCATCATCTTCTTTGCTGTTCGGCTGGACAAGCGTCTGCACAACCCCATGTACAATTTCATCAGCATCTTCTCCTTTCTGGAGATCTGGTACACCACTGCGACCATCCCCAAGATGCTCTCCAACCTGGTCAGTAAGCGGAAGACCATCTCTTTCACTGGGTGCCTCCTGCAGATGTATTTTTTCCACTCCCTTGGGGTCTCAGAGGGCCTAGTTCTCACACTGATGGCCATTGACAGGTATGTTGCCATATGTAACCCCCTCCGCTACGCAATCATTATGACCCCTCAACTGTGCATTCAGCTGTCCACTGCCTCCTGCATTTTTGGCTTTGTTATGCTGCTTCCAGAGATTGTGTGGATTTCTACTCTTCCTTTCTGTGGCCCCAATCAAATCCATCAACTCTTTTGTGACTTTGAACCTGTGCTGCGCTTGGCCTGTGCAGACACATCAATGATTCTTGTTGAAGATGTAATCCATGCTATTTCCATTCTGACATCTGTCTCCATCATCACCCTTTCCTATTTAAAGATCATCACCGTGATCTTGAAGATTCCCTCAGGTGAGAGCCGTCAGAAAGCATTCTCCACTTGTGCAGCACATATTACTATTTTCTTGATGTTTTTCGGCAGTGTGGCATTCATGTACCTACGCTTCTCCATCACAGTCCCACCACTTCTTGACAAAGCCTTTGCACTGATGTTTGCTGTCCTTGCTCCATTTTTCAACCCAATAATCTATAGTCTGAGGAACAAAGACATGAAAGAGGCCATCAAGAAAATCCTATGTTCTCAAAAGATGTCCAATGTCTTTGGGTGCTGA